The following are from one region of the Coffea eugenioides isolate CCC68of chromosome 2, Ceug_1.0, whole genome shotgun sequence genome:
- the LOC113763743 gene encoding scarecrow-like protein 14: MVMDGNSRVGYGTTSGIELNDEGVSVVPNPNLIGSLRLDGNVVERNYASRLSVQSHLYPNEFVPLSSGDSNEDYDFSDAVLKYINDMLMEEEMEDKGCMFQESAALQAAEKSFYDVLGEKYPPPPDHQVPSSNLRVSSREESYLGGYGGLIWCPSWNNGTSGSDSTYVQHFSPYSSSNSSGTVADGHIDSPDSILRISDIFSDSQSAMQFKKGVEEASKFLPNGNALLVDSQENGLLDKDQKKWPMTVKVERSENGYSPDESRGKKNPLHEDLQQQGGRSNKQSAVFTESTVRSDLFDKVLLCSEGRNESDLRKALQDIAVKNVPQNNKLKGSSGGKSRSKKQGAKRNMVDLRTLLTLCAQAIAADDRRTANEFLKQIRQHCSPTGDGMQRLAKYFADGLEARMAGSGTQIYKALITMPTSAADVLKAYQLYLAACPFRKISNFFSNKTIWHAAEKGSTLHIIDFGILYGFQWPCLIQRLSSRPGGPPKLRITGIDLPHPGFRPAERVEETGRRLANYAETFKVPFEFIAIAQKWETVRIEDLKIREDEVLAVNCLYRMRNLLDETVVVNSPRNIVLNLIRKMKPDVFVLGIVNGAYNAPFFVTRFREALFHYSSFFDMLEANIPREIHERMLLEKTIFGREAMNVIACEAAERIERPETYKQWQVRNLRAGFRQLPLNEDIMRMAKERAKSYDKDFVIDEDSQWLLQGWKGRILYALSSWRPAD, from the coding sequence AAGCGGTGATTCGAACGAGGATTATGATTTTAGTGATGCGGTACTTAAGTATATAAATGACATGCTTATGGAAGAGGAGATGGAGGATAAGGGGTGTATGTTTCAAGAGTCGGCCGCTCTTCAAGCGGCGGAAAAATCATTCTATGATGTTCTTGGCGAGAAGTATCCTCCTCCACCTGATCATCAGGTCCCCAGTTCGAATCTGAGGGTTTCAAGTAGGGAGGAAAGCTATCTTGGGGGTTATGGTGGTCTTATTTGGTGCCCAAGTTGGAATAATGGTACTAGTGGATCGGATTCTACTTACGTACAACATTTCTCACCCTACAGTTCATCAAATAGCAGTGGGACTGTCGCTGATGGGCATATCGATTCTCCTGATAGTATCCTTAGGATTTCTGATATATTTAGTGATAGCCAGTCTGCTATGCAATTTAAGAAGGGGGTTGAGGAAGCAAGCAAATTCCTTCCTAATGGCAATGCTTTGCTTGTTGATTCCCAAGAGAACGGGTTGTTGGATAAGGACCAGAAAAAATGGCCTATGACTGTCAAGGTAGAGAGGAGTGAAAATGGATATTCACCTGATGAGTCGAGGGGGAAGAAAAATCCACTTCATGAAGATTTGCAACAACAGGGAGGTAGGAGTAACAAGCAGTCAGCTGTGTTCACTGAATCAACTGTGAGGTCGGATCTGTTTGATAAGGTGCTGTTATGCAGTGAAGGTAGAAATGAGTCTGATCTCCGTAAAGCATTACAGGATATAGCGGTTAAAAATGTTCCACAGAACAATAAATTAAAGGGTTCTAGTGGTGGGAAATCTCGTAGCAAGAAACAAGGGGCTAAAAGGAACATGGTCGATTTGAGAACCCTCTTGACCCTTTGTGCGCAAGCTATTGCTGCTGATGATCGAAGGACTGCAAATGAGTTTTTGAAGCAGATTAGGCAACATTGTTCTCCAACTGGGGATGGGATGCAACGATTGGCCAAATATTTCGCTGATGGTCTTGAAGCACGTATGGCTGGCTCCGGCACTCAGATCTACAAAGCCCTTATTACCATGCCTACATCAGCTGCTGATGTCTTAAAAGCTTACCAGCTTTATCTTGCTGCCTGCCCATTTAGGAAGATCTCTAATTTCTTCTCCAATAAGACAATTTGGCATGCTGCTGAGAAAGGCTCAACGCTACACATAATTGATTTTGGTATTCTATATGGTTTCCAGTGGCCATGCCTCATACAACGCCTCTCATCTAGACCAGGTGGCCCTCCCAAACTTCGTATCACGGGGATTGATCTTCCACATCCTGGATTTCGACCAGCAGAGAGGGTTGAGGAGACAGGTCGCCGTCTGGCTAATTATGCTGAGACTTTCAAAGTGCCATTTGAGTTCATTGCTATAGCACAGAAGTGGGAAACTGTTAGGATTGAAGATCTGAAGATCCGTGAAGATGAGGTGCTTGCCGTGAACTGTCTCTATAGAATGAGGAATCTACTCGATGAGACTGTTGTGGTGAATAGTCCGCGAAACATCGTCTTGAACCTCATTCGGAAGATGAAACCGGACGTTTTCGTGCTAGGGATAGTCAACGGTGCATATAATGCTCCTTTCTTTGTCACTCGATTCCGAGAGGCTCTATTTCATTATTCTTCTTTCTTTGATATGCTAGAGGCTAATATTCCCCGTGAAATTCATGAGAGAATGCTGCTTGAGAAAACAATATTTGGACGAGAGGCAATGAATGTCATTGCATGTGAAGCTGCTGAGCGGATTGAGCGACCAGAGACTTACAAGCAATGGCAGGTTCGAAATTTACGGGCAGGATTCAGACAGCTTCCATTGAACGAGGATATCATGAGGATGGCAAAAGAACGGGCAAAGTCCTATGACAAGGATTTTGTGATTGACGAAGATAGCCAGTGGCTGTTGCAGGGTTGGAAGGGACGAATTCTGTATGCTCTCTCTTCTTGGAGGCCAGCTGATTGA